ataaataccCTTTCCATGCTCTGGATTATCGTTCGGATATATGCAGGGCGCCATTTAGAGATGCAAGCCAAATCCGGCTCTCACCAGCACTACCCATGGCAAGACAAGTTCCCGTACGGGTGGAGGGGAATGGACGACCTCCGCGACAACATGGATCTCTGGCCCCAGGCGGAACTTGACATCTGGCGAAGACAGATTGAAACATATCTCAGCAATCATCAAGGGCTTCCTGATACTGAAGAGGTGTTGATGCTGGTCTCCAAAGAGGAGTCAAACGCTTTTGGACTCTATCCAGGGGCCACAGGGATAATTCCATTCACAGACCAGCCACATAAACGAGGCCCTCAATATGCATTAGCTTGCTACCAGCGAGCGACCATGGCGAACCATTCTTGTTTTCCGAATGTAAGCTTCTTCGATCACATTTCAATGGATTCCGAGTACTGATGAAATAGATTACCTGGGCAGCGGATGAGCGTGGGCGGATAGTCTACACCACATCGCGAGATATAGCTGCCGGCGAAGAATGCTGCATTGCTTATTTCGACTTGTCCACATACGTGGATTTCCAGGCGAGGCAGAAGCTGACCAAGAACCTTTTCACTTTCGCCTGCACTTGCGAACGTTGTCTGAAGGAGGCCCAAAATGCATAAATAGAGTCCAGGGAAAATAAATGCTTGGGCGGTTTATTGATGGTGTTTGAATAGGGAAGtccaagaagaaaaaataCGTTAATATTGATTGTGATACCACATTCTATACCCTTTCATTTACTCCCATACTCCATAACAGTATCATGCCAAACCGTTTGCCCCAACCCAACCACAAAATATGTCATAATGCTAGTCATATGCGCTATGTCAATGCGTAGTACCCGCAGGAGCCCAAACGATTTCGTCTTCAGTTTCCGAGGCAAGGTACACCTTGTCGGATATCCAATCATTCCCGGCAACCCCCAGCCCAAAATAATTACTTATATCTGGGATCTACTGTAACTTATTGGGACTGCAAAGTAATTCCATTGGGGATTATTCAGAATTGAAGCCAAATCGACAGTTCAAATTATGTGTTCTGGGACTTCTAGATAAGGATTCCCTGCTTCATCCGCGGGAAATTTGATTTCGGTAGCGACAGGGTCCCCGTGTGGGAGGCTCACATTGCAGGATATATTTAAAGGCTGTGGGTGGCTGACGTTGTAGGGGATATAATGACATCCAACAAACCTTGCTGATGCTGTGACGTCTTCGCACTTGGAACACCACCCCATCGACTGAAACGCCGGCCAGGTACAATTCCCAGACGGGCAGGTGGGAGTTAAATCAAACCCAGTGGAATAAGCTGCCCAATGGATTCACCAATGACGAATATCAAGGAGGGCTTGTATCCCATTGACAGGACAGAAACAATTGCATTGAGCGTGAGACCTTGAGAAAAGGTGGGCGATTCCTTCTGATCGTACGCTAGGAGATGGTGATGAAGCATGAGGAACTAAACACCATCGAAACTACTTCCCAGAGCCAGGTGTCTAGGACAAGTGTATTCCACTCCTTCTATTGTGATATATTCTTTCGGTTGACAGGGTGGCGCGGATTGGAATGAACATCAAAACCCTCCGTATCACTCATAGCAGACAGTTCAATCGACTGCATTTCGATTGAACAGAAACGCTTTTGaagagaaggggaagaaaaTGTTCAAATTTGGGGATTCAAAATGAATGAAAAATGGTCATTTTTATTAGTCAACCACAAGGCTTCGGCTGGGCTGTGCTGGTGATCGTCTTAGGTGGTGGCTGAATTGTCAGCCTTGCAGCTATACTAAATACTAAGCGAAGGATTTCTCTATAGTGCACTCACAACTCACCCCTGGCTGTGTGATCACCAGGAAATTCCAGCtgttatttttctttttgctgaCCTCATGAGTGCAGTATTTAGACCGGTGCATTCCTGACTGTTTTCCTGCACCAATAAATTAGCCTCTAGAGGCAATACCCGTTCCCAAGCGGATATGCATAGTGGCGGATCCATTGAGCATGATTCAAATGATTTGATTGGAGGTTGGCAGATATTCTGCCGTAGCACGAGGATGAAAGACTTTGGTATCACGTCGACATCAATAAATGGCCCGCTACAAACCTCGCAATCGGGACATTAATCGATGGTCCACTCTAATCGATCAAATGCTGAACTTGATTCATAACTGAAAACCATCTTGTGTTTCAGCTTTGCTGCGAATTCCGTGACACGCTTTCTCTCAGCGTTGTGTCGCATCTCTATGCCAACGGTATAAACTATAGCAGCGTAGAGCTAATGCTGGAGATCTTCGCGGCATAATGGAGAGCACTCATCGCTTGCTTATAACTCATTGTGTCATTACCGGCAGCCGAGAATTCGATGACAGCCAGGAAGAATCACAAAACATCCGCGAAATATCTAGATTCGCGCAATGGTAGAAGGCCAGCAACATGTTGGCGAAACTCCCGCCTTTGCAGCACAAATACTAAAGCAACGTCCCAACGATGACCGAGGAGTTGGTTATGTCCGGCACTTCCTCCAGAAAAAACTGCCCTCAAGGCGTTCAAGATACGGGCCAGTATGCAGAGCAACCTCCGTAGAGGAATCTGTCACTGATTTTCCACATGGCGCTCGCTGAAAGCAAAGACCTGACGAGCCAAAGATCCCCAAGAACTTCCTGACACATCCATCAAAAGCTGGAAGATCCGAGTTTAATGAAGAAGACATTTTCCGCGGCATTGGACACGAGTGTATTGTAATCGGAGCTTATTTTCTTACAGAGAGCTATGGCTAAGTCTTTGCTTAGTCGACCGGGAACCGTTTGAATTTCTGTGGCCCATTGTCATCGTGGTTGTCGTTACATAGAAAGTAATTAAGGTTAAGATATATTTATATCTCATGTTGAACGGTACAGTCAACGTAATGTCACTCTATAAAGCCCTTATTCCTTCCTGCTATACTCCTCATCCGTAACAACATCATGCCAAACCGTCTTTCCCAACCCAACCACAAAATGCGTCATGGTACTATTATCATCCGCCCCATGCCAATGCGTAGTACCCGCAGGCGCCCAAACGACATCCCCCGTTCTCAACCTCTGAGGAACACCGCCCTTGTCACAAACCCAGCCATTCCCGGCAACCACTCTGATGAATTGACCCTCTGGGTGCGTGTGCCAGTGCGTGCGGGCGCAGGGGGTGAAGGTGACGTTGGCGATTGAGGTTTGTTGGTCGGAGTGGAGGGCGTCGAAGTAGACGTTGCCGGTGAAGCAATCTGTGGGTTGCGAGCATTTGCCGTCGGGGTTGAAGCCGGCTGGGATGATGATTGATTGTGGCATTGTGGTTTCTGTTCTGTTGAGGGGAGGGTAATCGTTAGAGGGTTGAGGGACTGCAATAAGGTGTCAAAAATACCTTGGGGGAATCTAATACTGAGATGCTTAGATTT
This sequence is a window from Aspergillus chevalieri M1 DNA, chromosome 5, nearly complete sequence. Protein-coding genes within it:
- a CDS encoding cupin domain-containing protein (COG:S;~EggNog:ENOG410PY47;~InterPro:IPR014710,IPR011051,IPR013096;~PFAM:PF07883) encodes the protein MPQSIIIPAGFNPDGKCSQPTDCFTGNVYFDALHSDQQTSIANVTFTPCARTHWHTHPEGQFIRVVAGNGWVCDKGGVPQRLRTGDVVWAPAGTTHWHGADDNSTMTHFVVGLGKTVWHDVVTDEEYSRKE
- a CDS encoding SET domain-containing protein (COG:B;~EggNog:ENOG410PK2I;~InterPro:IPR001214;~go_function: GO:0005515 - protein binding [Evidence IEA]), producing the protein MLWIIVRIYAGRHLEMQAKSGSHQHYPWQDKFPYGWRGMDDLRDNMDLWPQAELDIWRRQIETYLSNHQGLPDTEEVLMLVSKEESNAFGLYPGATGIIPFTDQPHKRGPQYALACYQRATMANHSCFPNITWAADERGRIVYTTSRDIAAGEECCIAYFDLSTYVDFQARQKLTKNLFTFACTCERCLKEAQNA